The following are encoded together in the Anabrus simplex isolate iqAnaSimp1 chromosome 5, ASM4041472v1, whole genome shotgun sequence genome:
- the LOC136874473 gene encoding protein D3-like: MASSQLISLLLLIAGTGLCHADCQPANPEVRSACDYAGLVVISWSQEITVNSSNCDLMTDKNEFRDQPEVRFPGADPDAYYTLLMIDPDVPFFKDGEYWLHWVVSNIPGHDLATGNLDASTEMKCYQRPQPPEGSGAHRYQFLVFRQNQVNVELSVPDSRQHFRLDKWLQNQSQKEGLCEISAGVQFRAPF, from the exons ATGGCATCCAGCCAGTTGATATCCTTGCTGCTCTTGATCGCCGGCACTGGGCTCTGCCATGCAGACTGTCAGCCAGCAAATCCTGAAGTGCGTTCTGCCTGCGACTATGCAGGTCTGGTCGTCATCAGCTGGTCCCAGGAGATCACTGTCAACTCCTCCAACTGCGACCTCATGACGGACAAGAACGAGTTCAGAGACCAGCCGGAAGTTCGCTTTCCAGGCGCTGACCCG GACGCTTATTATACTCTGCTCATGATCGACCCCGATGTTCCGTTCTTCAAGGATGGGGAGTACTGGCTGCACTGGGTGGTGTCCAACATCCCG GGACACGATCTGGCAACGGGCAACCTCGACGCATCCACAGAAATGAAAT GTTATCAAAGACCTCAGCCCCCGGAGGGTTCTGGTGCTCACCGGTACCAGTTCCTGGTGTTCAGGCAGAACCAAGTGAACGTGGAGCTGAGTGTACCTGACTCCAGACAACACTTCCGTCTCGATAAGTGGCTCCAAAACCAATCTCAGAAAGAAGGGCTCTGCGAGATATCTGCCGGGGTCCAGTTCAGAGCGCCTTTCTAA